Part of the Acidobacteriota bacterium genome, GGAAGGCCGCCAGGCTGGCAATCAGGCTGAAGCGGAACACCTGCCGGAAACCCGACAGGCCGAAGATGCCGGCGGCGGTCACCGCCAGATAAAAGGCGAAGCCGAACCAGGCGATGGAGACCCCGCCCCAGTGGGAGTAGGGGCTGTTGAGGACCTGGTCGCAGCCGCCGGCAGGACCGCAGGGAATCAGCAAGCCGGTGAGGCTGTGGAAGCCGACATAGCCGGAATCGACCATTCCGGCAAAGCCGGCCAGCACCATCACACGAATCGACCAGGGATTGGTGCTCACTGGAGAGACCGGATGGCGGCAACGATGTTTTGTTCGAACTCGACTTCGTCCCTGGTGTTGGAAATGGGTTTCCCGTTCAGAAAGAAGGCGGGAACCGAGCGGACCCGGGCCATCTGGCCTTCCAGGATGTCACGGTTGATCTTCTCTCTCACCTCCCGAGACCAGATATCTCGCCGGAAGCGGGCCAGGTTGAGCTGTAGTTCAGCGGCGTACCGGAGAAAGATGGTCTGGGCGTCCGGCACCTTGGCCCATTCGGGCTGGCGCTGTAGGAGCAGGTCGTGCATTTCCCAGAATTTGAACTGGAGTCCGGCGGCCTCGGCCGCCTGGGCGGCAATCATGGCGTTGCCGTGAGCCCTCCGCATGGGGTGGTGCTTGAAG contains:
- a CDS encoding thioredoxin domain-containing protein; amino-acid sequence: MPKASSSQRQRSGARGRPGGRKNPSVAKPLAILAAVVVVALGAAFYLQRRADDQAASAPAPSSRNAGSLISPQGWSKGNNQAKAVLVEFVDFQCGACASASSRVANIARKHGSRLKIVFKHHPMRRAHGNAMIAAQAAEAAGLQFKFWEMHDLLLQRQPEWAKVPDAQTIFLRYAAELQLNLARFRRDIWSREVREKINRDILEGQMARVRSVPAFFLNGKPISNTRDEVEFEQNIVAAIRSLQ
- a CDS encoding vitamin K epoxide reductase family protein, yielding MSTNPWSIRVMVLAGFAGMVDSGYVGFHSLTGLLIPCGPAGGCDQVLNSPYSHWGGVSIAWFGFAFYLAVTAAGIFGLSGFRQVFRFSLIASLAAFLVTLYLLHVQAFILQAFCDYCLLSAFLVFVILGAHLALRPWTRTPGSA